Proteins encoded within one genomic window of Desulfobulbaceae bacterium:
- a CDS encoding ATP-dependent zinc protease: protein MNKKTKEQKLNSSEKTTVGWREWIVLPELGVPAVKAKVDTGARTSALHAFFLEPFIENGKRKIRFKIHPLQRRSDIELTCVADVVDQRLVSDSGGHREMRYVVRTKAVIGSHEFELEITLTDRDTMQFRMLLGRTALEQKFLVAPGLSYLVGRRPKNVYGLKKKRMKR, encoded by the coding sequence TTGAATAAAAAGACCAAAGAACAAAAGCTGAACAGCTCCGAGAAAACTACAGTTGGCTGGCGGGAATGGATAGTTCTGCCGGAGTTAGGTGTGCCAGCCGTAAAGGCCAAAGTTGACACTGGAGCTCGAACTTCAGCCCTGCACGCATTTTTTCTGGAACCCTTTATTGAAAATGGTAAGCGGAAGATCCGTTTTAAGATTCATCCTTTGCAGAGGAGATCGGATATTGAGCTGACCTGTGTTGCTGACGTTGTTGATCAGAGACTGGTGAGTGACTCTGGAGGTCATCGTGAAATGCGTTATGTTGTCCGAACGAAAGCGGTTATTGGTAGTCATGAATTTGAGCTGGAAATTACATTAACGGACAGGGATACTATGCAGTTTCGTATGCTCTTGGGTCGTACAGCTCTGGAGCAAAAGTTTCTTGTTGCTCCGGGACTATCGTATCTTGTAGGGAGAAGACCTAAAAACGTATATGGTCTAAAAAAGAAAAGGATGAAAAGATGA
- the speB gene encoding agmatinase — protein MTTITNFHGDDVAPSPPEEALFHVIPVPYEKTTSYGQGTSLGPQAILDASCQLELFDGKNIPASFGLYTAPSVNCSGSETKIMERIAARVGDCVAHGKIPVVVGGEHTVTLGSILGLEHRYASYGVVHFDAHADLRNSYQGSQYSHACVMRRIHERNIPFFQFGTRSYCHEEHIFRKDNKIPYLDAEEIFKGGIEGFVLPPGFPDKIFITFDIDVFDPALMPATGTPVPGGLNWYQALWLIEKILDERICIGFDVVEFAPIPQLHGAAFTAAQLIYNIMGYVTRSEVNTKQYLLGVGHTF, from the coding sequence ATGACGACAATAACGAATTTTCATGGTGATGATGTCGCACCTTCGCCCCCTGAGGAGGCCCTTTTTCACGTCATTCCTGTCCCCTACGAGAAAACGACTTCGTATGGCCAGGGCACATCACTTGGACCACAGGCTATTCTTGATGCTTCCTGCCAACTTGAGCTGTTTGACGGGAAAAATATTCCGGCCAGCTTCGGCTTGTATACCGCCCCATCTGTGAACTGCAGCGGCTCTGAAACTAAAATCATGGAGCGTATTGCTGCACGGGTGGGTGACTGTGTTGCCCATGGGAAAATCCCTGTTGTTGTCGGGGGCGAGCATACGGTCACCCTTGGCAGTATACTCGGCCTTGAACACAGATATGCCAGTTACGGTGTTGTGCACTTTGATGCCCATGCCGATCTTCGAAACAGCTATCAGGGAAGTCAATACAGTCACGCATGTGTGATGAGACGAATACATGAGCGAAACATCCCGTTTTTCCAGTTCGGAACACGTAGTTATTGCCATGAAGAGCATATCTTTCGCAAAGACAATAAAATTCCCTACCTGGACGCTGAAGAGATCTTTAAAGGGGGCATTGAAGGTTTTGTGCTGCCCCCTGGTTTTCCGGATAAAATTTTTATAACCTTTGATATTGACGTGTTTGACCCTGCTTTAATGCCGGCGACAGGAACGCCGGTGCCGGGTGGATTGAATTGGTATCAGGCACTATGGCTAATCGAAAAGATCCTCGATGAGAGAATCTGCATAGGGTTTGATGTCGTTGAATTCGCCCCGATCCCGCAACTGCATGGTGCTGCCTTTACTGCCGCGCAATTGATTTATAATATAATGGGTTATGTGACTCGAAGTGAAGTTAATACTAAGCAGTACTTGTTAGGTGTTGGTCATACTTTTTAG